From Eubacterium sp. 1001713B170207_170306_E7, the proteins below share one genomic window:
- the rimI gene encoding ribosomal protein S18-alanine N-acetyltransferase: MTAEIREMRKQDASNLYEIGQACGLGSWSLESYVNEYNNPIAKYLVVEAEGQVVGFAGIWCVVDEAQVMNVGILGKYRQNGLGTQLMAALIKTARAQGCSCMTLEVKETNVAAIRLYKKMGFSAASIRENYYPDHANGLMMRRGDLG; this comes from the coding sequence ATGACGGCAGAAATACGTGAAATGCGGAAGCAGGACGCTTCCAACTTATATGAAATCGGACAGGCGTGCGGCTTGGGTTCATGGTCGCTCGAGTCGTATGTCAATGAATACAATAACCCCATTGCCAAATATCTGGTGGTGGAAGCGGAGGGACAGGTTGTCGGCTTTGCGGGCATCTGGTGTGTGGTGGACGAGGCGCAGGTGATGAATGTCGGTATTCTCGGGAAATACCGACAAAACGGCCTGGGTACCCAGCTCATGGCGGCTTTGATCAAAACCGCCAGAGCCCAGGGGTGCAGCTGCATGACACTGGAGGTCAAGGAAACCAATGTGGCTGCAATTCGTCTCTATAAAAAAATGGGCTTTTCGGCCGCCAGCATTCGTGAGAATTATTACCCGGACCACGCAAACGGCCTTATGATGAGGAGGGGTGATCTTGGATAA
- a CDS encoding type 1 glutamine amidotransferase domain-containing protein, with protein MKKILVVLTNTAKYGAKNEATGLWLSEATEFVKELVRAGYGIDYVSPRGGYVPIDPRSLKNAYVNADVFAFYNSEDFQNRALAQSLEPSDINASDYTAIYYTGGHGVVWDFPDNKALQAISREIYEAGGYVTSVCHGLAGLLNIKNSDGNYLISGKTITGFTETEEILSGKNRLVPFGTEKEARKRGAKFVKKRAFSSFAVQDGHLITGQNPMSGQAVAKCLLKSLGEGQTRL; from the coding sequence ATGAAAAAGATCTTAGTAGTTTTGACCAATACAGCAAAATATGGAGCAAAAAATGAGGCAACTGGCCTATGGCTGTCCGAAGCGACTGAGTTTGTGAAGGAGCTGGTACGTGCTGGTTATGGAATTGATTATGTCAGCCCGAGGGGAGGCTATGTGCCAATCGACCCTCGCAGTCTGAAAAACGCTTATGTCAATGCGGACGTGTTTGCTTTTTATAATTCAGAGGATTTCCAGAACAGGGCACTGGCACAATCCCTTGAGCCATCGGATATCAATGCTTCCGATTATACGGCGATCTACTATACAGGCGGCCATGGGGTGGTCTGGGATTTCCCGGATAATAAAGCTTTGCAGGCAATCAGCCGGGAGATTTACGAAGCAGGCGGTTATGTAACCTCTGTGTGCCATGGATTGGCAGGGCTTTTGAATATAAAAAATTCAGATGGCAACTATCTCATATCGGGTAAAACCATTACTGGCTTTACAGAAACGGAAGAAATTCTGAGCGGAAAAAACAGATTGGTGCCTTTTGGTACTGAGAAAGAGGCCAGGAAGCGCGGAGCAAAATTTGTGAAGAAACGCGCTTTTAGTTCTTTTGCGGTACAGGACGGTCACCTGATAACAGGGCAGAATCCCATGTCGGGACAGGCTGTGGCAAAATGCCTGCTGAAAAGCTTAGGCGAGGGCCAGACCCGGTTATGA
- a CDS encoding class I SAM-dependent methyltransferase yields the protein MELQLGDVGVTALIPLSNRASETLRKHPRIRDEKAVEIIRMLDIDTKDYDKLFTHECVIARTIMFDNAVEKLLKKYPDGVCVNMGCGLDDRFQRVDNGRTIWFDVDLPASIKVRKSVYEETKRRRMIGASVIDTDWIEAVKTAAGTNPVIVIAEGLFMYFSREQTKTIINNLTTFFDKGFLVVEMMNPSMMDEKKHETVKHTDAKFGWGTKSGREFEALDAKIKLISEKSFAEQLRKSTLISKIIGILSAKLNNRLAVFRWQQE from the coding sequence ATGGAACTACAGTTAGGTGATGTCGGGGTAACAGCGCTGATTCCGCTTTCAAACAGGGCGAGCGAAACATTGAGGAAGCATCCCCGCATCAGAGATGAAAAAGCAGTGGAAATCATCAGGATGCTTGATATTGACACAAAGGATTACGACAAGCTGTTTACCCATGAATGTGTAATCGCCAGAACGATTATGTTTGATAACGCAGTTGAAAAGCTGCTGAAAAAATATCCTGACGGCGTATGTGTAAATATGGGGTGCGGTCTGGACGACCGATTCCAGAGGGTAGATAACGGGCGGACGATCTGGTTTGACGTGGACCTTCCAGCTTCAATAAAGGTGAGGAAAAGCGTGTATGAGGAAACGAAGCGCCGCAGAATGATCGGCGCAAGCGTCATTGATACAGATTGGATAGAGGCGGTAAAAACAGCGGCGGGCACAAACCCTGTGATTGTTATTGCGGAGGGATTGTTTATGTATTTCAGCAGGGAACAGACTAAGACAATTATCAATAATCTGACCACATTTTTTGATAAGGGATTCCTCGTGGTGGAAATGATGAATCCGTCCATGATGGATGAGAAAAAGCACGAAACCGTCAAGCACACCGACGCTAAGTTTGGATGGGGCACAAAATCCGGAAGGGAATTTGAGGCGCTGGACGCTAAAATAAAGCTGATCAGTGAAAAGAGTTTTGCGGAACAGCTGAGGAAATCGACGCTGATCAGTAAAATTATCGGTATTCTAAGTGCAAAGCTCAACAACCGGCTGGCTGTTTTTAGGTGGCAGCAGGAATAA
- a CDS encoding TIGR01906 family membrane protein — protein MDKKSLATAIIMGIVFPVFVLITSMEWAVFDRGFFLDQLDKNNVSQTTGIASKELPAVTDQIFAFLKGQREDFNIYAEMENDLYVPLFNEEERIHMDDVFGLLKVAVIVQVVCGVLFLAGLILLFFWNRAAIAKAVLGGSVFGLVLLLAAALAAVFDFTAVFQAAHRLIFTNDYWYLDPNESVLINIVPEPYFIALGLRIVIIAAVVYLIGAVGGGFFSRRFAQRKFMKNSKRKF, from the coding sequence TTGGATAAAAAATCTTTGGCAACAGCCATTATCATGGGGATTGTGTTCCCTGTTTTTGTACTTATAACCTCGATGGAATGGGCGGTGTTTGACCGCGGCTTTTTTCTGGATCAGCTGGATAAAAACAATGTTTCCCAGACGACCGGCATTGCGTCGAAGGAGCTGCCGGCTGTAACGGATCAGATTTTTGCTTTCCTGAAGGGGCAGCGCGAGGATTTTAATATCTATGCCGAGATGGAAAATGATCTGTACGTTCCGCTTTTTAATGAGGAAGAACGGATTCACATGGATGATGTGTTCGGTCTTTTAAAGGTGGCGGTGATTGTTCAGGTGGTGTGTGGTGTTCTGTTCCTGGCGGGGCTGATCCTGTTATTTTTCTGGAACAGAGCGGCCATTGCCAAGGCCGTGCTCGGCGGCTCTGTTTTTGGTCTGGTGCTGCTTCTGGCAGCGGCTCTGGCAGCTGTTTTTGATTTTACAGCTGTTTTTCAGGCGGCCCACCGGCTGATCTTTACCAATGATTACTGGTATCTTGACCCGAATGAAAGTGTTTTGATCAACATTGTGCCTGAACCTTATTTTATCGCGCTGGGGCTGAGAATCGTGATCATCGCAGCAGTGGTCTATCTGATTGGGGCTGTGGGCGGCGGCTTTTTCAGCCGGCGTTTTGCTCAGCGGAAATTCATGAAAAATTCAAAAAGAAAATTTTAG
- a CDS encoding sigma 54-interacting transcriptional regulator, with the protein MKDAININLDELSQIEDYCLSAVNRCGEFVCYSKGCELIEGYDHGEVLGKKPNDLYHKAKTRKEEKSKSLIMETLRTGKSLKNVINVYETNHHQKITSVCSTYPLFDQEQKLRLVLCVYREISDYLNMVSVINKQKIELKSSEDFEYHNGTKYVFESIVGESPKIKKCIEQAKIASKTLEPILIYGKTGTGKELFAQSIHNASVYYKKNFVAVNCAAIPENLLESTLFGTRKGSFTGALDTKGLLYEAEGSTLFLDELNSMDIRMQSKFLRVLETGKYRRVGETEERSCSVRIISAVNREPQKLIQEAKLRADLYYRLAVFDINLPALRERVQDIKILTAFFLETLGPVLGKKVTSISPEVGKKFSEYSWPGNVRELRHVLHQSICMMKNNDLVLDEEHLPEYIQSFESSYHFSGKMVIHENMDLKNTLDQYEKDLIEAALVKNNFNITRTAETLNITRQSLHHKINKYELKAL; encoded by the coding sequence ATGAAGGATGCTATAAACATTAACCTTGACGAGCTGTCACAGATAGAAGACTATTGCCTGTCCGCTGTTAATCGTTGTGGAGAGTTTGTCTGTTATTCGAAAGGTTGTGAATTAATTGAAGGTTATGACCACGGGGAGGTTCTTGGTAAAAAACCAAATGATTTGTACCATAAAGCAAAGACGCGAAAAGAGGAGAAGTCGAAATCTCTTATTATGGAAACACTGAGAACAGGAAAATCGCTTAAAAATGTAATCAATGTTTATGAGACGAATCATCATCAGAAAATAACGTCGGTTTGCAGCACCTATCCTTTATTTGACCAAGAGCAAAAACTTCGTCTGGTGTTGTGTGTGTACAGGGAAATTTCTGATTATTTAAATATGGTTTCAGTCATAAACAAACAAAAGATCGAGCTGAAAAGCAGTGAAGATTTTGAATATCACAATGGTACAAAATATGTTTTTGAAAGTATTGTTGGAGAAAGCCCAAAAATAAAAAAGTGTATCGAACAGGCAAAAATTGCATCGAAAACATTGGAACCTATTCTGATATATGGTAAAACCGGGACTGGAAAAGAGCTGTTTGCGCAGAGTATTCATAACGCCAGTGTGTATTACAAGAAAAATTTTGTAGCAGTAAACTGTGCCGCCATTCCGGAAAATTTACTGGAGTCCACTCTTTTTGGCACGCGTAAAGGCTCTTTTACAGGGGCTTTGGATACAAAGGGCCTCTTGTATGAAGCGGAAGGCAGCACCTTGTTCTTAGATGAGCTCAATTCGATGGATATACGAATGCAGTCTAAATTTTTGCGTGTTCTGGAAACTGGTAAATACCGGAGAGTCGGCGAAACAGAGGAGAGAAGCTGCAGCGTGCGAATTATTAGCGCAGTCAACAGGGAGCCACAAAAATTAATTCAGGAGGCTAAATTAAGAGCGGATTTATACTATCGCTTGGCAGTCTTTGATATTAATCTTCCAGCTTTAAGAGAACGAGTACAGGATATAAAAATACTAACGGCCTTTTTTCTGGAAACACTGGGACCAGTGTTGGGTAAAAAGGTGACAAGTATTTCACCAGAAGTGGGAAAAAAGTTTTCAGAGTACTCCTGGCCGGGTAATGTAAGAGAACTCAGACACGTGCTGCATCAGAGTATTTGTATGATGAAAAACAATGATCTGGTTTTGGATGAGGAACATTTGCCTGAATATATACAATCGTTTGAAAGTAGTTACCATTTTTCTGGAAAAATGGTTATACATGAAAATATGGACTTGAAAAATACATTGGATCAATATGAAAAAGATTTGATCGAAGCGGCATTAGTAAAAAATAACTTCAATATTACAAGAACGGCAGAGACGCTTAATATAACCAGGCAGTCACTGCATCATAAAATCAACAAATATGAACTAAAGGCTCTCTAA
- a CDS encoding MerR family transcriptional regulator, translating into MTISEVAKKYELSADTIRYYERIGLIPRVNRSASGIRDFTERDCGWVEFIKCMRGAGLPIEALIDYVALFQQGEMTVEARKTILIEQRDVLVERMKEMQTTLERLNQKIEHYEEGLHVAEKRLQKRGD; encoded by the coding sequence ATGACCATTTCGGAAGTGGCAAAAAAATACGAGCTTTCAGCGGATACAATCCGCTATTATGAACGGATTGGGTTGATTCCCAGAGTAAACCGAAGCGCCAGCGGGATTCGGGATTTTACGGAAAGAGACTGCGGCTGGGTGGAGTTTATCAAATGTATGCGCGGAGCCGGGCTGCCCATTGAGGCATTGATCGACTACGTCGCTCTTTTCCAGCAGGGAGAAATGACCGTTGAGGCCCGGAAGACCATTCTGATTGAACAGCGGGATGTGCTGGTTGAGCGCATGAAGGAAATGCAGACCACGCTGGAGCGTTTAAACCAGAAGATTGAGCATTATGAGGAGGGACTCCATGTCGCTGAAAAGCGCCTTCAAAAAAGGGGCGACTAG
- the groES gene encoding co-chaperone GroES yields MSLKPLGDKVVIKVKEEEVTTSSGIVLPGSAQEKPQQGTVVAVGSGEIVDGKKVPLDVKEGDEVIYSKYAGSEVKVGEEEFLILKQSDILAIVE; encoded by the coding sequence ATGAGTTTAAAACCATTGGGAGACAAGGTTGTAATCAAAGTTAAAGAAGAAGAAGTAACGACTTCTAGCGGTATTGTGTTACCAGGTTCTGCACAGGAAAAACCACAGCAGGGAACCGTTGTCGCTGTAGGCTCCGGCGAAATCGTAGATGGCAAAAAAGTGCCGTTGGATGTCAAGGAAGGCGACGAAGTTATTTATTCTAAATACGCTGGCTCTGAAGTAAAGGTCGGTGAAGAAGAATTCTTGATTTTGAAACAGTCTGACATCTTAGCAATTGTTGAATAA
- the tsaB gene encoding tRNA (adenosine(37)-N6)-threonylcarbamoyltransferase complex dimerization subunit type 1 TsaB, translating to MKVLTVDTATIVATAAVVDENKLVCETIVNFQKKHSEKLMPAIDHMLKDAGLTIQDMDAFGIVNGPGSFTGLRIGMATVKGFAQALDKPVIPVSTLEALACNLPYADGVVCPILDAQRSQVYTGLFRFNEEEGMVAELEDSVMDIEVLIGILQDYSDGPIYLLGDGVPRFYETMAEALPGIIKVKQHLSMNRASSAGTLAVERALKKQWQDYKSVEPVYIRPSYAEEHKK from the coding sequence ATGAAAGTTTTGACAGTTGATACTGCCACGATTGTCGCGACCGCGGCAGTGGTGGATGAGAATAAATTGGTTTGTGAGACCATCGTCAATTTTCAGAAAAAGCATTCTGAAAAGCTGATGCCCGCCATCGACCATATGCTCAAGGACGCCGGCCTGACCATTCAGGATATGGACGCCTTTGGCATTGTTAACGGGCCGGGCTCCTTTACGGGGCTGCGCATCGGTATGGCGACGGTCAAGGGCTTTGCCCAGGCGCTTGATAAACCGGTGATTCCAGTTTCCACGCTGGAGGCGCTGGCCTGCAATCTGCCCTACGCAGACGGTGTGGTCTGTCCGATCCTCGACGCCCAGCGGTCACAGGTTTATACGGGCTTGTTCCGCTTTAATGAGGAGGAGGGCATGGTGGCCGAGCTTGAGGACTCGGTTATGGATATTGAGGTCCTCATCGGAATTTTGCAGGATTATTCCGACGGCCCGATTTACCTGCTGGGGGACGGCGTTCCGCGCTTTTACGAGACAATGGCCGAAGCCCTGCCGGGAATAATCAAGGTGAAGCAGCATTTATCCATGAACCGGGCTTCGTCGGCGGGAACTCTGGCAGTTGAGCGCGCGCTTAAAAAGCAGTGGCAGGACTATAAAAGCGTCGAACCAGTTTATATCCGTCCTTCCTATGCTGAAGAGCATAAAAAATAG
- the tsaD gene encoding tRNA (adenosine(37)-N6)-threonylcarbamoyltransferase complex transferase subunit TsaD: MKILSIETSCDETSVAVVEDGRKVLTNRIYSQIDIHKKYGGVVPEIASRNHVMKLPYIIEEALEESGLGFQNIDAIAVTNGPGLVGALLIGVSEAKALAYSLGLPLIGVNHIEGHIAANFLQYPDLEPPFLTLVVSGGHSHLVMVRDYQTFEIIGKTRDDAAGEAYDKISRVLGLGYPGGPAIDKAAREGNAHAVEFPRVFLEKDSYDFSFSGLKSAVLNYLNSKKMKEEPIVVADVAASFQLAVIEVLVEKAIHCALEQKVDKICMAGGVSANSLLREMMQEKAEENGLELYYPAPILCTDNAAMIGSMAYYNYINDVKSDLYLNAVPGLKIGSR; the protein is encoded by the coding sequence ATGAAAATATTAAGCATTGAGACATCCTGTGACGAAACCTCGGTGGCAGTGGTTGAGGACGGAAGAAAGGTTCTGACCAACCGGATTTACTCACAGATTGATATACATAAAAAATACGGCGGCGTGGTGCCTGAGATCGCGTCCAGAAACCACGTGATGAAGCTGCCATATATTATCGAAGAAGCCCTGGAGGAAAGTGGGCTGGGATTTCAGAATATTGACGCCATCGCGGTGACCAACGGCCCGGGGCTGGTGGGGGCGCTGCTGATCGGCGTATCCGAAGCCAAGGCTTTGGCCTACAGCCTGGGACTGCCTCTGATCGGCGTAAACCATATTGAAGGGCATATCGCCGCAAATTTCCTGCAGTACCCGGATCTGGAGCCGCCTTTTTTAACACTGGTGGTATCCGGCGGGCACAGCCACCTGGTAATGGTGCGGGATTACCAGACCTTTGAGATCATTGGAAAGACAAGGGATGACGCGGCGGGAGAAGCCTATGATAAAATTTCCAGAGTTCTGGGCCTGGGATATCCCGGAGGCCCGGCCATTGATAAGGCCGCCCGGGAGGGAAACGCCCACGCGGTTGAGTTTCCCAGAGTTTTTTTGGAAAAGGACAGCTACGATTTCAGCTTCAGTGGCTTAAAATCCGCGGTGCTCAATTACCTGAACAGTAAAAAGATGAAGGAGGAGCCCATCGTGGTGGCAGACGTAGCCGCCTCTTTCCAGCTGGCAGTCATCGAGGTGCTGGTTGAAAAAGCGATTCACTGCGCGCTGGAACAAAAGGTCGATAAAATCTGTATGGCCGGCGGTGTTTCCGCCAACAGCCTGCTACGGGAAATGATGCAGGAGAAGGCAGAGGAGAACGGGCTTGAGCTGTATTACCCTGCGCCCATACTGTGTACAGACAATGCTGCAATGATCGGCTCCATGGCCTATTACAACTATATCAATGATGTAAAAAGCGACTTGTATTTAAATGCTGTACCCGGCCTGAAGATTGGCAGCAGATAA
- a CDS encoding MFS transporter — protein sequence MSKIKRNFLVGLISIMVGLIYFIPYIRFSFYDQFVTAFQLTNFEFGNLGSIYGLVSLFCYPIGGVLADKFSSRVMLAASFFASMALTFWEASFPDYTSLVIISALFAVFNAGTMWAAYIKLLRSLGNENEQGKIFGTSEALRGIISAIVGFIFLGLLSLFTSQISGMRMILLSFGVIYGLFGVLSIIFLPKTEKKQNELSTDTEDAAKESSILCKISRVLKLPGTWLLSIFMFSCYCVIMSGVNYLGTYATQILGISEELSAGLAIFRNYIVVVLAGILGGILADKAKSKLIFIIYLFCGIVICSGLSPFLTSVVILSIAVSMILAFLYYSVKSIYFSVMGEGGIPLELTGIATGIISFIAFIPDAFMTSLMGSWIDADPVSGFNKIFIWMVAWSIIAAVFAFIIYRKGRKNS from the coding sequence ATGTCTAAGATAAAACGTAACTTTTTAGTCGGATTAATCAGTATAATGGTCGGGCTAATCTATTTTATTCCCTATATTCGCTTTTCTTTTTATGATCAGTTTGTCACTGCTTTTCAGCTGACAAACTTTGAGTTTGGTAATTTAGGATCAATCTATGGGCTGGTTTCACTTTTCTGTTACCCGATCGGCGGCGTCCTGGCTGATAAATTCAGCTCTCGTGTAATGCTGGCGGCTTCCTTCTTTGCCAGTATGGCTCTGACTTTCTGGGAAGCTTCATTTCCTGATTATACTTCCCTGGTCATTATCAGCGCACTCTTTGCAGTTTTTAACGCCGGTACCATGTGGGCCGCTTATATTAAACTGCTGCGAAGCCTAGGAAATGAGAACGAACAGGGTAAAATCTTTGGAACAAGCGAGGCTTTACGCGGCATTATCAGTGCCATTGTCGGCTTTATCTTTCTGGGACTGCTGAGCCTTTTTACCAGCCAAATCTCAGGTATGCGTATGATTTTGCTATCATTTGGCGTTATCTATGGCCTTTTCGGTGTTTTAAGCATCATCTTTCTTCCAAAAACCGAAAAAAAGCAGAACGAATTGTCAACGGATACTGAGGACGCTGCGAAGGAATCCAGTATACTCTGTAAAATCAGCAGAGTGCTCAAACTTCCTGGAACCTGGCTGCTCTCCATTTTCATGTTCAGCTGCTATTGTGTCATCATGTCTGGTGTAAACTATCTGGGAACATATGCCACCCAAATTTTAGGAATTTCTGAGGAACTTTCGGCGGGACTCGCTATTTTCAGAAACTATATTGTCGTGGTGCTGGCCGGTATACTTGGCGGTATTTTAGCTGATAAAGCAAAATCAAAATTGATTTTTATTATTTACCTGTTCTGTGGAATCGTAATCTGCTCTGGACTCAGTCCTTTCCTGACATCTGTGGTAATACTTTCTATTGCCGTCTCAATGATATTAGCCTTTTTATACTATAGTGTAAAATCCATATACTTTTCAGTTATGGGTGAAGGTGGAATTCCACTGGAATTAACCGGCATCGCAACAGGTATTATATCCTTTATTGCGTTTATTCCTGACGCATTCATGACTTCGCTCATGGGCTCCTGGATTGACGCCGACCCAGTCAGCGGCTTTAACAAAATATTTATATGGATGGTTGCCTGGTCCATTATTGCCGCTGTATTTGCCTTTATTATTTATCGAAAAGGAAGAAAAAACAGTTGA
- a CDS encoding trimethylamine methyltransferase family protein: protein MKAYEKYISKADIEKIHAHTLTILKKVGVKFEHEEALSVFKAHGARIEGDKVYIEEKMLEEALKTVPKKFTIYSSKGDVRIGGHSYVKLPVSGSAYLQDGNRIRTFTNKDIIDWVKLSDTSPVLDCVMTNPCFTSKKFTQNETELGFLALLLKYANKPVPFANPNTATVAKGRLREAYRRGIRLVQDYEGIYDKVVGSHGFNPITPLCYDHDPLERMFAVCEERQGVWFATCAMPVLTAPFSVISLLTVANAELLAGIVLSQLIQPGTPIIYANVSGSTDLRSVQLCMGNPEAALIFYATAGIADYYGIPFRTGGAFSDAKELDYQAGMEAMLSIRTTSEVKPDMVFHALGTMGTYNVTCFEKFILDEEIYNFTERLNSGIDASEEKFCMDIVEKTGSRGNFLTGRTPKMFREEFYVTKYLNKLDPNEWQNHGSLSLKEKMQGEVKKRIDSFKPTPVTKEQEKLLNQYIPIEYRNGL from the coding sequence ATGAAAGCATACGAAAAATATATTTCTAAGGCAGATATTGAAAAAATACACGCGCATACGCTCACTATTTTAAAAAAGGTAGGCGTAAAATTTGAACACGAAGAGGCTTTATCTGTTTTTAAAGCGCATGGAGCAAGAATTGAAGGTGACAAGGTTTATATCGAAGAAAAAATGCTTGAGGAAGCTTTAAAAACCGTACCAAAGAAGTTTACAATCTATTCGTCAAAGGGCGACGTTCGCATCGGCGGCCACAGTTATGTAAAGCTTCCGGTGTCCGGTTCTGCTTATTTACAGGATGGCAACCGAATAAGAACTTTTACAAACAAAGATATTATTGACTGGGTTAAGCTTTCGGATACAAGTCCTGTTCTAGATTGTGTGATGACGAATCCCTGTTTTACCTCCAAAAAATTTACACAAAATGAGACTGAGCTTGGGTTTTTGGCTTTACTTTTAAAATATGCCAATAAGCCAGTCCCTTTTGCAAACCCAAATACCGCGACGGTTGCAAAAGGCCGGCTCCGCGAGGCCTACAGAAGAGGAATCCGCCTTGTTCAGGATTATGAAGGTATTTACGACAAGGTTGTCGGCTCACACGGCTTTAACCCTATTACACCTCTGTGCTATGACCATGATCCGCTTGAAAGGATGTTTGCAGTCTGTGAGGAAAGACAGGGCGTTTGGTTTGCCACCTGCGCGATGCCTGTGCTCACCGCCCCATTTTCTGTCATCAGTCTGCTGACCGTGGCCAATGCCGAGCTTCTCGCTGGTATTGTTTTATCTCAATTAATTCAGCCTGGCACACCCATTATATATGCCAATGTTTCAGGTTCAACGGATTTGCGTTCTGTACAGCTTTGTATGGGAAATCCCGAAGCTGCGCTTATTTTTTACGCCACTGCCGGCATCGCAGACTATTATGGTATCCCTTTCAGAACCGGAGGCGCTTTTAGCGACGCAAAGGAACTGGATTATCAGGCAGGTATGGAAGCCATGTTATCCATTCGGACAACTTCTGAGGTAAAACCAGATATGGTTTTTCACGCTTTGGGCACAATGGGGACATACAATGTTACTTGCTTTGAAAAATTTATTCTGGACGAGGAAATTTATAATTTCACTGAACGTCTCAATTCTGGTATTGATGCCTCAGAAGAAAAATTCTGTATGGACATTGTCGAAAAAACAGGGTCTCGCGGCAATTTTCTTACCGGGCGCACCCCCAAAATGTTTCGTGAAGAATTCTACGTTACAAAATATCTGAACAAACTCGATCCTAATGAATGGCAAAATCACGGCTCACTTTCTCTGAAAGAAAAAATGCAGGGAGAAGTGAAAAAACGTATTGATTCCTTCAAACCTACGCCTGTCACAAAAGAACAGGAAAAACTGTTAAATCAATATATTCCGATCGAATATCGTAATGGATTATAA
- a CDS encoding Nramp family divalent metal transporter: protein MRQWLQGGPHSEHKGGLEILKYIGPGLLVTVGFIDPGNWASNVAAGAEYGYSLLWMVTLSTIMLIILQHNAAHLGIATGYCMSEAASQYLPKWLSVPVLSTAVLATIATVMAEVLGGAIALEMLFSIPIKIGSILVTALALFLLLSNSYKKLERWIIGFVSLIGVSFLVEILMVHVDWGAAAVSWVRPSTPPGSMLVIMSVLGAVVMPHNLFLHSEIIQSRQWNTKEESVIKKQLKFEFTDTLVSMIIGWAINSAMILMAAATFYKAGLQVTELSQAADMLKPLVGSGASLIFAFALLMAGISSSVTAGMAGGTIVAGMFKEPYDIHDRHSQLGIVGIFLAALVIIFFVTDPFMGLVYSQMLLSIQLPVTIFLQIYLTTSRKIMGKFANGKIDFTILLIVGILVTALNVMLLVSSFQ from the coding sequence ATCAGGCAATGGCTTCAGGGCGGTCCTCACAGCGAGCATAAAGGCGGTCTTGAAATTTTAAAATACATTGGGCCGGGTTTACTGGTTACCGTGGGTTTTATCGATCCGGGCAACTGGGCTTCCAATGTGGCGGCCGGGGCAGAGTATGGATATTCTCTTTTGTGGATGGTGACGCTCTCCACCATTATGCTCATTATTTTACAGCATAACGCCGCGCATCTTGGAATCGCGACGGGCTACTGTATGTCGGAGGCGGCGAGCCAATATCTGCCCAAGTGGCTTAGCGTTCCGGTTCTGTCGACCGCTGTCCTGGCGACAATCGCCACCGTTATGGCAGAGGTACTGGGCGGGGCCATTGCACTCGAAATGCTTTTTTCAATTCCCATAAAAATCGGCTCCATCCTGGTAACGGCCCTGGCGCTGTTCCTGCTTTTAAGCAACTCCTATAAAAAGCTGGAGCGCTGGATCATCGGCTTTGTATCATTGATCGGTGTCTCCTTTCTGGTTGAGATACTTATGGTTCATGTCGACTGGGGCGCTGCTGCTGTTTCATGGGTCAGACCATCGACACCGCCAGGCTCCATGCTGGTGATCATGAGCGTGCTGGGCGCTGTGGTAATGCCCCACAATCTTTTTCTGCACTCCGAGATAATCCAGAGCAGGCAGTGGAATACGAAGGAAGAATCTGTCATCAAAAAACAACTGAAATTTGAGTTTACAGATACCCTGGTGTCCATGATTATCGGATGGGCCATCAACAGCGCCATGATTTTAATGGCAGCGGCGACCTTCTACAAAGCGGGCCTGCAGGTAACCGAGCTCTCTCAGGCGGCCGATATGCTCAAACCGCTGGTCGGCTCGGGCGCATCGCTGATTTTCGCCTTTGCTCTTTTGATGGCAGGTATCAGCTCATCCGTTACTGCTGGCATGGCAGGCGGTACCATTGTGGCGGGGATGTTCAAGGAGCCCTACGATATTCACGACCGCCACAGCCAGCTTGGGATCGTTGGTATCTTTCTGGCGGCATTGGTCATTATCTTCTTTGTGACCGATCCGTTTATGGGGCTGGTTTACAGTCAGATGCTCCTGTCCATCCAGCTGCCGGTCACGATTTTCCTCCAGATTTATCTGACCACCTCCAGGAAAATCATGGGGAAATTTGCCAATGGCAAGATCGACTTTACGATTCTGCTGATTGTCGGAATACTGGTAACAGCGCTGAATGTCATGCTGCTGGTGAGCAGCTTTCAGTGA